The sequence below is a genomic window from Cicer arietinum cultivar CDC Frontier isolate Library 1 chromosome 6, Cicar.CDCFrontier_v2.0, whole genome shotgun sequence.
tccttctaAACTTTTAGATTGCATATAGGactttatatgtgtatttgtggaggtggaaatttgtgagatttgtgtgagattgtggaaaatgaatttaatgtgatttatgtgtgttgtggaaatgaaatttggtggtttatgtgtaaaaatgtggagttttgaaattgggtgatttatgtttgaactgttagaaatttaattgaggtgctatatgtgtgttgtggaattgaattgattgattttggtgtgaattggttgcaattaaatttgatgtgtttgagttacgtaatgagttattttcaaataaatgagtttgaattgaaattgaaattttacaaaaaaatttagagttgttatattgtgaaaaagttcaaattttaactaagttaaagagtttgagcaaaaagatagattgaaattaaaaattgttagagtttaaaatgttactcttttaattactcttgaattgagtttaaaaagaaaaaaatttagagtattttattaactcaaaaatttcggtgctttaatagttGAGTGTGTGTTGTgagatttggacaatatttgttttatttagttttaactaaataatattgattatttggttttaaaagtttggtttgtgagaaagatttaattttgggaattttgttgtgtttggattaattttattgtgaacaaattgttatatatatttatgtttatgtagttagctccttgagtctcgaaaaggaatcgagaccgttggcaccgagttagcggtggggataactctaatatattaatgttgttgtggtgattaagttttgatgtgattgtgtattcataactgataatatgtgcgttatgaattttattgaggaaaatctgttttgagtatactctgtgataagtttgaaaaatagttagtgttaaatgagtataaaaaatggagaatcttttaatagttgcatttacttaatgattatggtgaaaagagtcagagtatgctcatgcattttataGTACATGGTGATCGCGATGGGGCCAtagtgaccgtgatgggccacaagatGATGACATGTGATCTGCTGGTTCATCTTATCATTGCGGGAATTTTTGCGCCGTGTAGGTTTTTGATACACTGcatatttttgtaaatcgtaCTAACTCGTGATAGGTgccacctcggtaaatagtattggtctgtgataggcggtacatttacgatttacgttttttttttgtaaatcgtgctaACCCGTTATAGACGGTATATTTACGATTTAcggtttttagtaaatcgtgttgacccgtgataggtgtcACCTCGTTAATTAGTATTGGCCTGTGATAGACGatataattatgatttacgccctttCGATGAGGGTTTTGGTTGGAATTCCAAAATCATGCActttggcatatacacattgcattagggtgcttgtcACGCGAGTTGTGTTTGAtatattgtgatgattgtatatacatactcggttgttgtttgttattgtgTCGTAATagctttgaggtgtgaatttgggttgattaagtttcgatgtaattatgtgttcataattgatgttaagaatgtttgatgtgtgattgaggtgtgaatttgtggagattaatttggtgtgacTTATGTGTTCGTAATTGGTATTATGAATGTGTGAAGTGTTAATTGattcagagccattttagaactgaaaatctgcatttttctcagttgtattcggctacgacagtgctgtattcgaatacgacagtgcaattttgttaaaaatttcattttcgactttgtttatgcattttttacaTATGAAAActctttcaaggagtatgctaagatgaaatgttattttgtgcatttaaaatttagatgctcaatgatatttgttaatttcggttgacgaccttttacattattgtggatCGGGCTTACGCCCCAGGTGGTTAAAGTTGTGAGTCGTGCCGAAATTGCAACGACGTCGAAGACGTGGTATGGCGATGATTTTGGTTTTGTATCGAAAACAGTGAGGCTTGATGCTGCACGTGGATCCTCAGTACTTAGTTACCCTCAGTTAGATTAATGATCAACTTAGgattttattattgaattttatttattctccctTTCTTATTTCAATGTTGTTGTCACAATGGAACTTATGTATTTGAAACAAACTATTTTTGGCCGGTTGTatattatgatgtaattatttatgacttttgttgtttgtgttgCGACatggtatttttattaaattgtttaaaaaaaaaaaaaaatacatccgCACTGTTAAAAATCGGAGTGTTACAACAGGCACGTTGCTTTTAGAGATATATGTTCGGAGGCAAACATGTACGCTTTTGTGTTCCTCTGATCTCATCCTATGGTCACTTCCGCTTGTGACTTCCTCTGGTCATTTCTTCTAGTAGTTTCCTCTAATTTTCTTGTTCTAATTGTTGTGCACTTAATGAAGCCATTAttccaaacaaaatattatcataaaataccTTTGTTCACATCAAAATAACAAGaggaaaaccaacttggttccaacagaGACATGGATTTGTTGGCCAATGTAAAAAACATCCTAATTGAAATAACTGCAATTGACTATACATGTTGTCTGAATCGATTTACGGTCGAGTTGATTTATAAATTTCTTGAAAGTACAAGAATTCATCCTAAATCAATGCAAGTCGATTCACAAGAGTGTTAGCCGACTTGCAAAACCTCCTTGAATTGTGTGAGTCTATTCACAACATAGTGAGACTATTCACAACATAGTGAGACGACACACAAGGTCTGGAACATTAGGAATGAGTTCATGACCTCTgtaaattgattataatttgtttttttttttatctttacttGATTTTTAATGCATTTCAAAGTGGATCAACATATTCCTATCAGGACCTCTGTAAATTGATTATAGGTTTTTatgacacttttttttttaattcaagaaTATTTGTTAATATTGAGAATTAGAGAATCAACAAAGACACAAAATCATCTAACTAAACAAACTTAGTTTTGACATCTATCAAATATTAAGTCTATCTTAAAGAAAATTGCAATTAGACTTCCTGTGTGTACTAAGTTATGTTTACGCTTTGTTTGAAATGTATGTGATTTTAAGACATGAAGATCACTAAAATGTAAATTTGCATGGGATTGAAACAAGTTCGACATATACATAAATGACAATTAcgagtaaaataaaatagatgcgAAAACCATAaagacataaattttaaattgcagAAGGTAAATTGTGAGGTATTTAAATGCTGAAAAGTAAAGGACTTGGAAAGTAAATTACTTTGAGATTtaagtatttttaattaaaatgataggAAATTAATTTAGAACGTGGCAATACATATGCGCGAGTCTTGTAATAATCAGCATTAATTtagaacaatttattttatttccctTGCAATTAATTTATAACCACCAACCATGTCTATAGTTAGAAAGCCATTCTCCTTTTCTTATGGTTGTTTTAGGCTATTTTCTTGACTTGTTCAGTGCAACCATAAGCGGATAAGGATTAATGAAGGGGTCAATGTCAAAGAATGACATcaataatatcaattaatttaatgttcaaatcaaaattttaacatGAATGTGTTACACCTGAACAATACACATACAACACTCACTTTCCTCTAAGCATGCACTGTTTTTAGAGCCTTGAATGTAGCAACAACATTGTCATAGTCTGGTAACTTAGGATGAACATGCTTTGGCTGCGGAGAACGACACGAAAACGAGTTATCTTCGCAGTTTTCCGGCCACTTTGAAGTCACAGTCAAGGCACTTGAATAAGGACTTGATGTTAAGAAATCACAAGTCTTTGAATTTAAAACATTGGTAGAAGAACTACCAAAATACTCAAACATTTCTATTTCAATGTAAACAAAACAGTAACAAGGACTTTCCAAATTGCAGCTGCTGCAATCACTCATGTTATAGTCCAAACTATTTGTTTCACATGATTGTGAATTATTGGAATGTTGCTTAAATCTCTTCTTTGGATAACTTGAGTAAGGACTTGGTGTTAGATAATGTAATGTGTATCCAATTTCAACAGTGCCTTGTCTCTCAAGTAAAGGCGATCGCCTTCTTAATCTTTTCTTCGATGCTCGTTTTCGCGCTGCATAGCTACTTATACTTGAGTAACTAATTGATTCATCATCATCAATATCACTTTCACTAGATTTGTATAATACTAGTCTTTGATCATGGCTGCCACCATCTTTTGATGAAAAATACTCACATTCGtcaatgtcatcaacataatcTAACAATTCTGGAGTATCATATACAGTAGATTCTGAAGTAAAATTCCTTTTAGATTCTTTTGTGTGAATTATTTGGGAATCACTTTCAATTAATTGATT
It includes:
- the LOC101511258 gene encoding uncharacterized protein → MMVEQLIQDESLVAAYELLDQFFEFILKKFSYIRKHKDCPTDINEAISSIIFASARFGDFPELYPIRKLFVERYGKDFETEAIELFPGNHVNTELKENLSVKSVPHDLKYRVVDEITRDNALQIKMKEHTENQLIESDSQIIHTKESKRNFTSESTVYDTPELLDYVDDIDECEYFSSKDGGSHDQRLVLYKSSESDIDDDESISYSSISSYAARKRASKKRLRRRSPLLERQGTVEIGYTLHYLTPSPYSSYPKKRFKQHSNNSQSCETNSLDYNMSDCSSCNLESPCYCFVYIEIEMFEYFGSSSTNVLNSKTCDFLTSSPYSSALTVTSKWPENCEDNSFSCRSPQPKHVHPKLPDYDNVVATFKALKTVHA